The nucleotide window GGGAGCACCTCAGATTTACAAGGGAAAGAATATCAGAAGTCACTCCATTTGTCACCAAACAGTCATATATAGTCTCCATACTGGCTTACATACACACTGTCCTGTGATGCTCTGTCTTGGGTATCTTTGAATCACTAAGAAATTGACGTGAAGGTGGATGGCCCCAGAGGGGCAATCGTGGGGGATCAAGCCTCTGGCAGGATATTCACGGAAGTCTGACATGTTTACCAGTCAGGTGATCATTGAGACCCAAGTGTGTTTCGGTGAGCTTGACTGTCTTGCCACTGCAATCctaaccaccaccaatacctctGACTTGTGCTGTTGCTATCTACAGACTGTTGTCAGATTTTGGAATGTGTCAAACTTGAATTGTAAATTATTCCTGCTTGAGTTCTGTCAGACAGCTTTTCCTTGCTCATTTCCTATTCTTTGTTCCACCATTACTTTATACAACTCAGCTTATATTCCAAAGTATTTTTGGTAAATCTTATCCATGAATCAATAtttaaaagaataatgaaagatcATCCATTGGATATTTATTTTAGATTTGTCAGTACAATTTATATGTAAACTTAGTAATGATGTGTGCAGCAGCATACACTTGGTAACCATCACCTTGAGGAAAGACAGTACAGTGTGTGACTAACAGGTGATGAAGCGGGGGCGAGACCAGACGCCTGAGGAGGAGCCGCTCACCAAGCGCATCAACAACCTGCACCTCGACAACTCTTCCCAGATGCTAAACCACGTGTTGAATGGCTCCACCCTGCCCACTGCCTCCCCTGTCCCGGCCCTCGCCCAGGAGAGACTGCTCAATGGCATGGCTGTTGCTGCCTCCCTCCCAGAATGCAGCATGGCTCAGGCCAGTGCAAACCTCCCAGGCATGGGCCATGCCTCGGCTGGGCCCAGCCAAGGAGCCACACCACAGGACATAAGTGAGCTGGAGGAAATGATATCCCGGAGGGAGCTGCCAGAATCCCTGAACATGAACTACCCGGATCTCAACCCCACCAACAATCACCAGTACTTTGCCTTCAACAAATTACTGCACCACCTCCACATGGAGCGGCTCCGCAGGGCAGGCAAGCTCCCCCTCTAATGCTTTAATGATTGTAGACTTGGGAATTGAGGAATATTCCCCAGTGTTCTGTTAACATATACACTGACTGCAAATCTAAAAAAGTATGAGTTCTTGTCCTCAGTAAACCACAGGAAAGAACAGAGGACAGAGCTCTTGTTCAAAACAGGTGGTGGTCccctgtgagtgtgtgtcttaggtgtgtctgtgtgtccttAGTTGTGTTTGTGATGTGTGCAGTGCATTGATCCTGGTTTACAGACCAGATCATTTGTCGTCAGCATGTGTTCATAATAGCTGTCCCTGAAGGGATAGCCCAGTGTATGTCAAGTGAGGGCCAAGCCCAGAACACTGCCTGCCCCTTCAGCTCAGCACAAGC belongs to Scylla paramamosain isolate STU-SP2022 chromosome 29, ASM3559412v1, whole genome shotgun sequence and includes:
- the LOC135115744 gene encoding uncharacterized protein LOC135115744, with product MKRGRDQTPEEEPLTKRINNLHLDNSSQMLNHVLNGSTLPTASPVPALAQERLLNGMAVAASLPECSMAQASANLPGMGHASAGPSQGATPQDISELEEMISRRELPESLNMNYPDLNPTNNHQYFAFNKLLHHLHMERLRRAGKLPL